In Poecile atricapillus isolate bPoeAtr1 chromosome W, bPoeAtr1.hap1, whole genome shotgun sequence, one DNA window encodes the following:
- the LOC131592293 gene encoding killer cell lectin-like receptor subfamily F member 1 isoform X2 translates to MAGDVTYAAVAMLPRERPHTPSGTSNPGSTITYAELHVKRPHGNSRAETSAPDCRHRCSAWFYVALVLAVLVLILLGVVAIQAKQFLKGRAGKSESLPQYGLNTSSDISSERTVSAALLKWLMEELCENGQGTTCELCPAGWQLHRSRCYFFSEEARSWEDSQKNCLARKSQLLVIEDEIEMEFIDNKDKDTKYIWIGLDTEDMEKTWSSVEDHTVKKKSRTALRSIEADKNCAVYRRKNVIQADNCQTLKEWICKKNATLLVL, encoded by the exons ATGGCAGGGGATGTCACTTACGCGGCCGTGGCAATGCTGCCGAGGGAAAGGCCACACACTCCTTCAGGAACATCAAACCCAG GAAGCACGATCACGTACGCTGAGCTGCACGTGAAGAGACCCCATggaaacagcagagcagagactTCCGCTCCTG ACTGTCGGCACAGGTGCTCAGCCTGGTTCTATGTGGCACTGGTCCTGGCAGTCCTTGTGCTCATCCTACTGGGAGTCGTGGCCATACAGGCCAAGCAAT TTTTGAAGGGCAGAGCGGGAAAATCAGAAAGTTTGCCCCAGTATGGTCTGAACACCAGCAGTGACATTTCTTCAGAGAGGACTGTCTCAGCAGCACTCCTGAAATGGCTCATGGAGGAGCTGTGTGAAAATGGACAGG GGACAACATGTGAGTTGTGTCCCGCCGGGTGGCAGCTGCACAGGAGCAGATGTTACTTCTTCTCTGAGgaggccaggagctgggaggacAGCCAGAAAAACTGCCTGGCCAGGAAATCCCAGCTGCTTGTCATTGAGGATGAAATTGAGATG GAATTTATAGACAACAAAGACAAAGATACCAAATATATTTGGATTGGCTTGGACACTGAAGACATGGAGAAAACATGGAGTTCAGTGGAAGAtcacacagtaaaaaaaaagag CAGGACAGCTCTAAGAAGCATCGAGGCTGACAAGAACTGTGCTGTCTatagaaggaaaaatgtaatCCAGGCAGATAACTGCCAGACATTAAAGGAGTGGATCTGTAAGAAGAACGCAACCTTGCTGGTGCTCTGA
- the LOC131592293 gene encoding C-type lectin domain family 12 member A-like isoform X1, producing the protein MAGDVTYAAVAMLPRERPHTPSGTSNPGSTITYAELHVKRPHGNSRAETSAPDCRHRCSAWFYVALVLAVLVLILLGVVAIQAKQFLKGRAGKSESLPQYGLNTSSDISSERTVSAALLKWLMEELCENGQGTTCELCPAGWQLHRSRCYFFSEEARSWEDSQKNCLARKSQLLVIEDEIEMVSLAAALKACDRPQPNTSPRENGLDVKSTGRQARASPGKGSDPPCTRAEFGNISRAELKRRSTKGAKCGSQSSFDWEEEMLGLSTRFYHLALGREEPGHVYGLM; encoded by the exons ATGGCAGGGGATGTCACTTACGCGGCCGTGGCAATGCTGCCGAGGGAAAGGCCACACACTCCTTCAGGAACATCAAACCCAG GAAGCACGATCACGTACGCTGAGCTGCACGTGAAGAGACCCCATggaaacagcagagcagagactTCCGCTCCTG ACTGTCGGCACAGGTGCTCAGCCTGGTTCTATGTGGCACTGGTCCTGGCAGTCCTTGTGCTCATCCTACTGGGAGTCGTGGCCATACAGGCCAAGCAAT TTTTGAAGGGCAGAGCGGGAAAATCAGAAAGTTTGCCCCAGTATGGTCTGAACACCAGCAGTGACATTTCTTCAGAGAGGACTGTCTCAGCAGCACTCCTGAAATGGCTCATGGAGGAGCTGTGTGAAAATGGACAGG GGACAACATGTGAGTTGTGTCCCGCCGGGTGGCAGCTGCACAGGAGCAGATGTTACTTCTTCTCTGAGgaggccaggagctgggaggacAGCCAGAAAAACTGCCTGGCCAGGAAATCCCAGCTGCTTGTCATTGAGGATGAAATTGAGATGGTGAGTCTTGCAGCAGCCCTAAAAGCATGTGACAGGCCTCAGCCAAACACTTCTCCAAGAGAAAATGGCCTGGATGTCAAAAGTACAGGTAGACAAGCAAGAGCCTCACCAGGGAAAGGATCTGACCCTCCCTGCACAAGAGCTGAGTTTGGGAAtatcagcagagcagagctgaagaGGAGAAGCACAAAAGGTGCCAAGTGTGGAAGCCAGAGTAGTTTTGACTGGGAGGAGGAAATGCTGGGACTTTCCACTCGTTTCTACCACTTGGCTCTGGGAAGAGAGGAGCCTGGTCATGTGTATGGGCTGATGTAA
- the LOC131592293 gene encoding killer cell lectin-like receptor subfamily F member 1 isoform X3, translating into MAGDVTYAAVAMLPRERPHTPSGTSNPGSTITYAELHVKRPHGNSRAETSAPDCRHRCSAWFYVALVLAVLVLILLGVVAIQAKQFLKGRAGKSESLPQYGLNTSSDISSERTVSAALLKWLMEELCENGQGTTCELCPAGWQLHRSRCYFFSEEARSWEDSQKNCLARKSQLLVIEDEIEMEFIDNKDKDTKYIWIGLDTEDMEKTWSSVEDHTVKKKRTALRSIEADKNCAVYRRKNVIQADNCQTLKEWICKKNATLLVL; encoded by the exons ATGGCAGGGGATGTCACTTACGCGGCCGTGGCAATGCTGCCGAGGGAAAGGCCACACACTCCTTCAGGAACATCAAACCCAG GAAGCACGATCACGTACGCTGAGCTGCACGTGAAGAGACCCCATggaaacagcagagcagagactTCCGCTCCTG ACTGTCGGCACAGGTGCTCAGCCTGGTTCTATGTGGCACTGGTCCTGGCAGTCCTTGTGCTCATCCTACTGGGAGTCGTGGCCATACAGGCCAAGCAAT TTTTGAAGGGCAGAGCGGGAAAATCAGAAAGTTTGCCCCAGTATGGTCTGAACACCAGCAGTGACATTTCTTCAGAGAGGACTGTCTCAGCAGCACTCCTGAAATGGCTCATGGAGGAGCTGTGTGAAAATGGACAGG GGACAACATGTGAGTTGTGTCCCGCCGGGTGGCAGCTGCACAGGAGCAGATGTTACTTCTTCTCTGAGgaggccaggagctgggaggacAGCCAGAAAAACTGCCTGGCCAGGAAATCCCAGCTGCTTGTCATTGAGGATGAAATTGAGATG GAATTTATAGACAACAAAGACAAAGATACCAAATATATTTGGATTGGCTTGGACACTGAAGACATGGAGAAAACATGGAGTTCAGTGGAAGAtcacacagtaaaaaaaaagag GACAGCTCTAAGAAGCATCGAGGCTGACAAGAACTGTGCTGTCTatagaaggaaaaatgtaatCCAGGCAGATAACTGCCAGACATTAAAGGAGTGGATCTGTAAGAAGAACGCAACCTTGCTGGTGCTCTGA
- the LOC131592301 gene encoding C-type lectin domain family 2 member L-like codes for MAGGARGGSAGRGTALSGKGLFSNIWLWRAVAGVLTAAVILISSIHFANRSLGKDSPVCPPLDLCPSGWLYFQRKCYNLSESEADWNSSQSHCSSHNSSLLVIENLQELSFMMKITKQNPWIGLHKRNEEFFWVNGKALDNELFEVKGSGSCAYLESKGVSASGCSLTRKWVCSLNINSAQ; via the exons ATGGCGGGCGGCGCGCGCGGCGGCTCGGCGGGCCGCGGCACGGCCCTCAGCGGCAAAG gtcTGTTCTCAAACATCTGGCTGTGGCGGGCTGTCGCTGGAGTCCTTACTGCTGCTGTCATTTTGATTTCATCTATTCATTTTG cAAATCGTTCTCTGGGCAAAGACTCTCCTGTGTGCCCTCCCCTGGACCTGTGTCCATCAGGCTGGCTGTACTTCCAGAGGAAGTGTTACAACCTCTCAGAGAGTGAAGCTGACTGGAACTCCAGCCAGAGCCACTGCTCTTCCCACAACTCTTCCCTCCTGGTCATCGAAAATCTTCAGGAGCTG AGCTTTATGATGAAGATAACAAAGCAAAACCCATGGATTGGACTCCATAAAAGAAATGAAGAGTTCTTTTGGGTAAATGGAAAAGCATTAGACAACGAACT GTTTGAAGTAAAAggctctgggagctgtgccTATCTGGAGTCCAAAGGAGTCTCAGCCTCGGGATGTTCTTTAACCAGGAAGTGGGTGTGTAGCTTGAATATCAACTCAGCTCAATAA
- the LOC131592299 gene encoding C-type lectin domain family 5 member A-like: protein MAENVLYADLNFPQSTRPRILTVPDVQDCTYAEVKVKSQDTNAAADCKSSGKSCCSRKHIAILVVIILILVLAVYLIITYGPTAGSQNSSTTLSHIPEEELGCPPLWRKHGRKCYFFSPEKKEKDWEASRRECNTMESDLVVIDSREDMSYLLSVSEYAYYLLGLKYFEKKKEWKWINGMKHDPTMFNITRPFSDYECTTIGFGEVETAPCGGSQTTRNMCEKNATILKRHQKES from the exons ATGGCAGAAAATGTCCTCTATGCTGACTTGAACTTCCCTCAATCAACCAGACCCAGAATCCTGACGGTCCCTGATGTCCAAG ATTGTACCTACGCAGAAGTTAAAGTGAAATCCCAAGACACAAATGCTGCAGCAGACTGCAAATCATCTG gTAAAAGCTGTTGTTCCAGAAAACATATTGCTATATTGGTGGTGATAATCCTCATACTGGTCCTGGCAGTATATTTAATAATCACAT ATGGTCCCACTGCAGGCAGCCAAAACAGCTCAACAACTTTGTCCCACATCCCTGAAGAGGAATTAG GGTGCCCCCCACTATGGAGAAAACATGGGAGAAAATGCTActtcttttctccagagaagaaagagaaggacTGGGAAGCCTCCCGTAGAGAGTGCAATACCATGGAGTCAGACCTGGTGGTCATTGACAGCAGGGAAGACATG AGTTACCTTCTCTCAGTATCAGAATATGCGTACTACTTACTTGGTCTCAAATACTTtgaaaagaagaaggaatggAAGTGGATCAACGGCATGAAACATGACCCAACAAT GTTCAATATAACCAGACCTTTTAGCGACTATGAATGCACAACCATTGGATTTGGTGAAGTAGAAACTGCACCTTGTGGTGGGTCCCAAACAACACGAAATATGTGTGAAAAAAATGCGacaattttaaaaaggcatCAGAAAGAGAGCTAA